The DNA sequence TGACCCTTTTATTTTCACTGACCCTTTTATTTTCACATGATTCCTGTTACACGCTAAAAGGGGAAGACTGCCTTCTGTGGATCCTACCGATCATTTCTCAATAAACCAAATCGCTCCAAAATGGGATCTGCTTATAAACGGAATCGCATTCATCCCAACTGAAATCAGAGTCGCTTTCGCATGCATACCATCGCTCTTCGTGTTTTCCGAATTCCTGTACCAGGTAGTCCCATAAATTCTGGCCGTAATAAATAATATCGGTCTGATAAACAGAGAACACAGGGTTTCCAGCTTCAAACGGTCGCTCAGGTAAATAGCGATGAGAGTACAGTGGGATCAAGGTCGGTGCCTTTTCTACTTCTATACGAGCGATCTCAATTGCTTCCTTTATATTTTAGGTTTTGTCCCCCATTCATCCAACCAGAAATCATTATTCTTAATATCGAATACCATGCCTTCCCAAGGCCAGTTGAGTCGGGCTTCCAATTGTTCGACATTATCTTCCCGCCAATTGGGAAACGTACCTCATTTGTCTTTTGATGCGATTCCTACTGGTAAAGCTGATTGCAACAGCACACGTAAGTCGGGAGGGAATCGGAAACCAAACCGCTGCTCTATGTTTTCTATCTCCAGATCCGTCAGACCTGGCTCAAAGACCACAGACCGGGATTTCATGCGATTGATTGCCTCAAGAACGATCGCCTCGGAATTATCTTTCATTGTCTGCCCTGTCAGAAACTAAGTCAGTGAAGCAAAAAAGCCGTAACCCAGTGTGAGTTACGGCTTTTGAAGTGCCCCCGCTAGGAATCGAACCTAGAACCTACTGATTAAGAGAGATTCTACAACGTCGGGGCAGAGTCGGTTCATTGTCGGATTGATTGTTTTGCAGTTGGTTTTACAATGTTTGTTGAGAGTCGGATTGTCGTCGGTATGGGCGGCGGAGGCAGTGCTAGCTAACACTCTGGCTAACACCCTGAAACGATACAAACGGGGATAGGTTTGATCCCGAAAACCGGACCATCCATCCGGCTTCCCCGTTTTACTTTTGGATTCGCTCGGGAGGGCGAGACTATGAAAATCTGGGACGCTGACAGGAACCAGAACGAGTTACGGTGTTTTTTCAACCGTGACTATGCTGAGATTTTTAATGTTGCTGGTGATGCCTTTCGAAGGCTTACTGAAATTGCTTACGATGTGAGCGAAGACGGTTTCGATGATCCTAGTGTGGACCTAACTAAGCACAACACCGAATATCTCGACTCGGTCGAGCTGACCGTTGCTGCGATTACAGCATATTGCGACACCAACACATCCATAATCACAGATCCGCTGATACACCTAATTCCTAGACTGCGATCACTGCTTGCAGGCGAAAAACTGGGAAGGATGATTGGTGGCGAAAATATTGAATCAGGGCTTTGTGATGATGAGTTGATTTCTATTGTCAGAATGCTGGATAATCTCTCGGTCAGATTCTTAAATCACATACATTTCGTTGCTGATGATAAACAGCGGGGAATGATTGAGGGAGAAGACCGACAGAAGAAACGCGAAGACGAATTAACCATCGAAATCGCGGAACGTGACGAAGGCGGTCTTAGTTGGCCTGAATGCTTATCCGTATTCCTGGAAGAGTGCAAGAATTCCGGCATTGAAACCAGTATAAA is a window from the Gimesia benthica genome containing:
- a CDS encoding SMI1/KNR4 family protein, with amino-acid sequence MKDNSEAIVLEAINRMKSRSVVFEPGLTDLEIENIEQRFGFRFPPDLRVLLQSALPVGIASKDK